In [Mycobacterium] stephanolepidis, the genomic window TTGCGACCTCCGTGCGTGAGGGTCGGTCGGAGTACCGCTGGCAGCGCATCCGTGTGGCCGATCCCACCAGTCCGCTGGTCCAGGTGCTGGACTACCGGGTCATGCATGTCAGCGTTGAGTGCTGACCACGGTTAGATAGCGATCAGGTCACATACCCCATGAGGGTATGTTAAATCGTGCTAACCTCGCGTCATGCTGACCGGAGCGCGCCGCACGAGTCGCAGTGGGCGGCTGTGGCTGGTCGCGGTCCTCGTCGTAACGGTCGCGACCCTGCCGATCTTGCACTGCGTGTCCGTCGGTCACGGTGGCGGCGAGGCGCCGCACCATAAGGCGACGCACGCCGCACTCCAGGGGCACGGGCCGTCGGCTACCCATGCACACCTCGACAACGCGATCCATGAGATGGCATGTCAGACCGCGGACGGGCTGGTCGCACTGGCCCGGGGTTTCAATCCATTGCGGATTCTCTTCGTGCTGGCCGCGTTTGCTCTCGCCATGCTGGTGTTCCGGCCCGTGGCCGCCCAACTCTCGCGCGGTCCACCACGTGCTGCCGGATATCACGGGGCCCGAACGGGCCGCGACATTCTCACCAAACTCTGCGTCATTCGGCGCTGATCGGCTCCTCGGGCAAAGCGGAATTCCGCCGTGCCCGCACGCCGTCATCAGCTTCCCGGCCGTCTCATGCGGCCCCCACGCAGGGATTCTCAATGAACAACAGCATTGCTCTGTCATCTCGTCGTAGCTGCACACACCTAGGACCTAAGTTCCACGACCCCAACACGCTGGTGGGCAACACCCCGGTGCT contains:
- the lpqS gene encoding putative copper homeostasis (lipo)protein LpqS, which produces MLTGARRTSRSGRLWLVAVLVVTVATLPILHCVSVGHGGGEAPHHKATHAALQGHGPSATHAHLDNAIHEMACQTADGLVALARGFNPLRILFVLAAFALAMLVFRPVAAQLSRGPPRAAGYHGARTGRDILTKLCVIRR